The Ziziphus jujuba cultivar Dongzao chromosome 3, ASM3175591v1 region ttccgtaacaataACTGACCTTGTTGTAGCAACAGATCATCTCTTTGACACCAAGGATGAAAGCAAGCAATGCATGCTCCCGAGTCTGTTCATCTAATTTGTAAGGAGCAGCGGTGGAATCAACAATTAGAATGGCACAGTCAGCCTGAGAAATGCCGGTGATCATGTTCTTAAGAAAGTCGCGACGATCAGTAACATCAGTGACCGTGAAGCGGTACTTAGTTTTCTCAAACTTGAACAGTTCAATACCAATTGTGGTACCATGCTTCTGCTTGGCCTCGAGCTTCTTAAGCGCCCAATCATACTTGAAtgatctctttttcttctcagtAGCTTTCTTGTCTGACTTCTTAGAAACATGCTTTTCAATGTTAGTACCTTCAAGATTAAAGATTTTACAGGCAGTTGTTGACTTGCCAGATCCGAATTGGCCCATGACCACAATGTTAATGTTTACCTTCTCGTTGCCTGTTGGCATTTTGTAATTGAAAACTGCAATGTAACAGATTACAACTTAAAATTATCCATCGGATGAATAATATCACAAGGGGCCAAAATTATAACACATATACAAATTGACAAAGAAGTAAACAAAAGtcctattaaaacaaaaaaataaaaagctccAGGGTACCAAGTAAAACACAAACATATCTCAGCCCACAATTGCAAATTACAATGCTTCAATTTGAGCATCGAAAAACTATGTGCATATTTCAAATCTGtagttttaaaagaaaatagtcAAATCAAATTACAAGCCATTgggaaaattaataacaatcataataataataataataataataaatcctcAAGTTCTTAATTTAGCCTGACTGAACAATATATCAAAACACTGCAGCCCCGGTAAAAGACAGCAACCAAAGAAACGACGACAAAAccaaataaa contains the following coding sequences:
- the LOC107404245 gene encoding elongation factor 1-alpha produces the protein MPTGNEKVNINIVVMGQFGSGKSTTACKIFNLEGTNIEKHVSKKSDKKATEKKKRSFKYDWALKKLEAKQKHGTTIGIELFKFEKTKYRFTVTDVTDRRDFLKNMITGISQADCAILIVDSTAAPYKLDEQTREHALLAFILGVKEMICCYNKKKP